TGCCAGATATAGGCATCGCTTAGATCGTAAGTGCCCGCGAGGGTGAACTCAACGGATTCACCGATGGGAGTAGCGCTGAAGGTCTGCCACATCCCGTTTTCGTCGTTGTTGTGAAGTTGGCCGGGAACAGGACCTACCCCATCAAGGCCTGATCCGTTGATAAGATTGACTGCAGCGGCGAATTCGCTTGAAGCGGAAACCGCCGTCGGCGTCACCAGATCCGCCTGTGCTTGCTGAGCAAACAAGGCAACCACGCATGCGCAGCCGACAAGATTTCTCAATCTGCTCATTAGGTACCCTCCAAAGAAAGATTTTAGACAAGTGAAGCAACAACTCAGGAGGACCTTCAGAGGACCTCAATTGGCGTTTCGCGGTCTACGATAATCCCTCAAACACCATCCTTTAGGCTAGTAGAGCCGGTTACGACAGTCAATTAAGTTGCCCCTAAAGTTGTAATACATTGGATCGGTCATCTTTAAGGGGGTCGCCCAACAGCGGTCAGAAAACCCTGTTTTCAGCAGCTAACAACGCACTGAACACCAATGTCAGAAGTACAACGCTTCGTGGTTCGGGAATACTGACTGCCGAAGGTGGAACGAAAGGAGTGGGTATCTGACCGAATTGCTGCTGCCACAAGAGGAAGTCGATGCCGTTGGTTTGGCCGTCCTCCGAGGCATCACCCAGATTACCGGTGCCAAAGTCTTGTCGCCAGCGCTGGAAGTCGTACTCATCAACTAGCGCGTCCGCATTGAAGTCTGCCGACAGCAAATCAGAGGCGAGCTGAGGAATGGTATCGAGGTCTAACCGATAAGCAATCTGGTTGTATTCGTAGTCAGGTGTCGGTGGAGCCGAATCGAAAAAGTTCGTCGAGTAGGTTCCGTGGAAGTGGATAAATCGTCCTCCCTGCTCATCAAGAAAAGGAAGGTGAGCCGGATTATAGAACGAGTAAGAGCCCCCCAGTTCACCCGTCGGATCGCCGTGCGTAGCAATCTTCACGGCCTGCTTCCAAGGCCCTTCGGGAGTTGGAGCTTCCGCGTACCAAACCTCGCCCAAGAAGCTGCCGTTACCCGCGGATTCGTTGCCAACCATGATCCACTTCTTGCGGTGCTCATTCCAGTTTACCGAAGACCGGTGAAGTTTCACGTCTGTGCCCGTCTCAAAGTCGACCAAGCCAAAAGGTGCTTCACTGCGCGACAAGTGGCCGCCCGCAACCATCTCCTCAAAGATCTCTGTTCCCAGCGGATCTGTGTTTTGCTTCCAGCCGTAGACCGGCTTTCCCTGACTATCAAGTTCTAGCGGAGGGTTGTTGGCGTCATAGCGCGAGTTGGCTCGTAGTGGCGTATAGGCCTCCCACTGCGTGATATCGTTGACCGCATTCCAATTGTCTTTGACGCGGATGTTTGGGTAGTTTTCGCCAAAGTAGATGTAATCCTCGCCGCCGGTTGAGTGACGAAAGGAATGTCCTGCAGGAACAATCGGCGGTCCCGTGCCCCATTCCTGCTGTGGAGCAACGCCGTAGTCTTGCGATTTGATAAACCTCCCAGCAGGATCGCTAAACACGGCCAGCCCTTGCTCAAGCAGCACGAATTGCGGGAAGAGTGATTCCACATTAACAAAGTGAGCCAGCAGTTTTTCCTGCCCTTGATTATCTTTCACGGTGAACAACCCATCCACCCACACAGGTTTACCGGTTGACTGATATTGGGGAAACATCGGACGGCTCTGGCCCTGGGCATCCTCGAAGTAGGCGTAATCAATCCCCTGGCTTGAATTGAGCCCACCTTGGCCGGGTAACTGAGAGATGGCCCCCGAAGTGTAGTAATTGCCCCCTATTCCGCCTCCGTCCTCGTAAAGCGTGTCTCCCCAAAACCAGCTTACTTGATTCTTGTAAATGACCGCTTGCACGGAGTCTTGTCCAAGAATGTTTGCGTTGCTCACCGGGTGGCTGATAGGAACGCTCCGGCCCAGGGCTACGCTGTCCCTGTAGATATTCGCACCAGTTGCCCGATAAAGACGTTCGGCCCGATTGTTGCGAGTGAGCTGAACCTGGCTCACGTTTTCAAAAACGGTGTTCAACTGCTGACTTGTGCTGGCGTAGCCGTAGCTGGCGAAATCGAAAACTAAAGATTGGTTCATCATGCCAGCTTCATCGAACGCAACCAAACCGTTGCTATCGGTGATAAATGACTGCCCACCGACAGACACTTGCACCAACGGCACGCCTCTCCCTGTCACCGCATCGAGCACTTCGATGGTGTGGTAATTCTCTTGCTGTGCAAGCGCAGGGCTAGCCAATAGCAAAAGCAGTAGCACGCCACTGCAGATTTTGGATTTACTTGCCGAAGTACAAATCATCTTCATGCTGTTGCTCGGGCGAATAATGGCAATGTTATGCTTGGGCAAGCACCGACGGTCGCTGCTAATTTCGATCAGGGAAGCCCATGCTTTTTTCCAGTCGCTTGAAGCGTGGATCGTCACGTAACGGGTCGAACCAAGGCTCGACTCTGAGGAACACCAATTCCCAAGAGTTCTCATGAAAGGCTCGATCGAGGTACCGGAACGCCTCGTCAGTTTCTCCCAGCCCGACAAGGACGTAGGCGATCTGCACCGGCGGGACGTACCACTTCTCGTCCATCAACTGGAGTTTTGCAAGCACCTCTCTTGCCTTCTCTGTTTCCCCAGCAAGTGCATAAGCGTGTCCAAGCCCGGCTAAGATCTCTGCCAGGCCCCCCGATAGTTCCACCGCCTTTTCATAGGTCGTAAGGGCTTTGTCGTATTGTTTTTCTTGGACGTAAGCCATGCCCAGCCAATCGAGCCCGGGAGCGAAATCGGCCGAATTCTTGAGAGTTGACTCCATGTGGGTGATCTGTTGTTTCCAGTCGTGACCGAAATACAACACGGCGCCCAGACCCGTTTGCATACCAGGCGAAGGGTCGAGCGAGACTGCCCGCCTGGAATACTTGATCGCCTCCTCATGACGATCGCTTGCCGCTAGGAAAAGGGCGTACCAATGATGGGCAGTGGCCAACTTCGGATTGATTTCGGTCGCTGCGTGGAGATGTTGCTCGGCAGCAAGCCAATCCCAGGCGCTCAGTTTCGCAACCCCCATAGCAGTTTGAGCCCGCGCATCACGTTCATCGATGGCGATGGCCGTCTCCGCTGCCGTTAATACTTTTGAGAGCACTTCCTCCCGGGGAACAAAGCCGAAGCACCAAAGCATCGAATAGGCGTCGACGACTCCTACATGGCCTTCCAGAGAATGAGGCTTATTCAAGGTTTCTTTCTCATGCGCATCGGCTAGCTTCAGGATTCCCGCTTTTAGCGCAGCGCCGGGATATTCCAGAGCTGAGTTCTTGCCGCCTTTAGCATGAGGTGCGGGCACGGAAGGCGGATTTGTTTCCGCCGCACGCAAATGACCTTTCCTAGCGAGGGGCCTGTCCACAAAGAGGACAGTACAAATCAATCCTATCCAGCAAGCTACGGCTGCCGATCTCCTTGAAACAACAATCTCCATAATTGCCTTAGAGCATTTGAGGATTCAAGTAACACCAGAGGGAACCCCAGCATCCTGAGGTTCCCTCTGGGTAAGTTCAATCAAGGCAGCTCATTGCTGGTTCATTCGTTGTCGCGATTAGTGATCCGACGGCCGTCCATAGCGCCCAGAGCAGCAAGGATCGCTATGGCAACCGCGTTAGGCTCAGGCACTGCTGCAATGCTGGAAGTTGAGGACGGCGGCCCGCCGTACTCTCCCTGCCACACACTCAAGTCGTCGGGGTTGACGACGTTATTGTTGTCGTAATCCCCTTCCGACTGGGTGGCTGAGAGGGTGCTGTTAAAGGTCGTTTCGACCTCACCAAGCCCCATGCCTGTTAATGCGGTTTTCAGTCCACGCTGCACGATCAAAAAGTCACCACCGTCAGCAGAACCATTCTTGTCTCCATCGGAGGCGTGATCCTGGGTGACGAGTGTGCCTTCAAAGCGAACTTCGGCTAACCCAACATAGTCCTCCGATGGGCCACCGTGTCGGGAGTTTACCAAGAGACGAACGCGACGAATGCCGTTCCCGCTAAGGTTAATCACTTGAGCAAAGTTGTTCGAAAAACCATCATCGGCAAGCAAATTAAAGGTTCCGACCGAAGTAAACGTCCCCCCAGTGCGGTCGGGATTAGTCTGTAATTCGAATTCATCGACCCCCCGGTCAGGAGCAAAGGTCTCGTCGTTCTCGTTCCAGATGTGCATGGCTGTTAGGTCGTAAGCACCGTCGAATTCAAATTCAACGATCTGTTCTTCTTCTGGATTGACAGCGAAAGGATTGGAAGCGCAATCGACGCCTGGATCCCCACCAGCAATGCCTGCATCACCGCACCCCGAAATCCATCCGCGAGGGACGCTGTTAGTGCTTAGCACATGGCTGTCATCTAAGACACCGGCGCCACCAGCAGCGACCAATCCGAAGCCACCAGAGATGCCCACCTCAGCGCCTTGATCGCCATTGACGAGATTCTCAACATTCAATCCAACGCCAAACTGGCTCGTCGCACGGACGTCATTCGGCTTGATGACGTCGGCAGAACTCGTGGCAGCAAGCGTCAACACTAAGCTTGCCGATAGAGCGAAACGGTTCATTTGTGACTCTCCAAAAAGTAAAGCCGCAAGCATGCCGAACTCCGCGGATAACGAAGCGTGAACAAGCACCGACCTGAATGAAAAGATTTGAACAAAAGTCAACTGACGCGCCGTAGCTCGCCAAGCTGCAAAATGCATCTTCGCACGAGTTGAACCTCGTTTCAAGAAATATGCTGCTATGCTAGTAAATTACATGTGAACCAGGGTAAATTGATATGGCTTTTCTGAGCTGTTAAAGTGGCTTTCTGGGGAGGGTAGCCTGCAGTTCCGAAACCAATGGATCGACGTGTGGTTTCGTATAGTTTCGGGATTTTGAGAACTGTTGCAGTTTCCAGGGACAATCTGAGAGTCTGTTCTGACCTTTCGACAAGGCAAGAAGTCTGGCTGAAGATTTCACATTCGCCCATTCTCTCTACTAGACTAACATACTGAAGTAGACACTGGCGGCGGCCTGATCTTGTGCTACCAGTGTCAGCTTGTATT
The genomic region above belongs to Lacipirellulaceae bacterium and contains:
- a CDS encoding tetratricopeptide repeat protein translates to MPAPHAKGGKNSALEYPGAALKAGILKLADAHEKETLNKPHSLEGHVGVVDAYSMLWCFGFVPREEVLSKVLTAAETAIAIDERDARAQTAMGVAKLSAWDWLAAEQHLHAATEINPKLATAHHWYALFLAASDRHEEAIKYSRRAVSLDPSPGMQTGLGAVLYFGHDWKQQITHMESTLKNSADFAPGLDWLGMAYVQEKQYDKALTTYEKAVELSGGLAEILAGLGHAYALAGETEKAREVLAKLQLMDEKWYVPPVQIAYVLVGLGETDEAFRYLDRAFHENSWELVFLRVEPWFDPLRDDPRFKRLEKSMGFPDRN